TCATGCCGCTTGTCAGCTCTACTGAAATGTTTAAAAAAGCGTATGAAGGGAAATACGCGATCGGCGCATTCAATGTCAACAATATGGAGATCATCCAGGGCATTGTCGATGCCGCGAAAGAAGAACAGTCACCGTTAATTTTGCAGGTTTCCGCCGGCGCCCGTAAATATGCCCGTCATATTTACCTTGTCAAATTGGTGGAGGCCGCTGTCAGTGATACGGGCCTGCCGATCTGTCTGCACTTGGATCACGGCGAAGATTTTGAAATTTGTAAAGCCTGCGTCGATGGCGGTTTTAATTCCGTCATGATCGACGGCTCCAAACATCCCTTTGAAGAAAATATCGCGTTGACCAAAAAGGTCGTTGAATACGCGCATTCGAAAGGCGTTGTCGTCGAAGCGGAGCTCGGGCGCTTGGCCGGTGTCGAAGACGACATCTCCGTATCCGCGCGTGACGCCCGGTTCACCGATCCGGATCAGGCTGTAGAATTTGTCGAACGCACCGGTTGCGACTCGCTCGCGATTGCGATCGGCACCAGCCACGGCGCGTACAAATTCAAAGGCGAACCGTATCTTGATTTTGAACGTCTGCAACACATTTCTGAACTGATGCCCGGATATCCGATCGTTTTGCACGGCG
Above is a window of Negativicoccus succinicivorans DNA encoding:
- the fba gene encoding class II fructose-1,6-bisphosphate aldolase, translated to MPLVSSTEMFKKAYEGKYAIGAFNVNNMEIIQGIVDAAKEEQSPLILQVSAGARKYARHIYLVKLVEAAVSDTGLPICLHLDHGEDFEICKACVDGGFNSVMIDGSKHPFEENIALTKKVVEYAHSKGVVVEAELGRLAGVEDDISVSARDARFTDPDQAVEFVERTGCDSLAIAIGTSHGAYKFKGEPYLDFERLQHISELMPGYPIVLHGASTVIPEFVEKCNEYGGDVAGARGVPEEMLRKAGTMGVCKINIDTDLRLAMTASIREHLQNHPADFDPRTYLGAGRAAIKGMVQHKIKHVLNSSNRI